TTGATAACTTCCGCGACTAATCCTTAAAGCAGAAGCACAACCAGTCACAAAAGCAACACCCGTAACAACGGCAGACAGCCGGCGCACTATACCAATAATCGAATCATCGTCCGACTGTCTGCTGATCAGACCAATATGTACGACCGTTTTTACTGATATTTAAAACAATTACGACGTGATAAACTACGACCTTTATTACCAATAAGAATATGTAGAAGAGGCCTGTCATGTCCGACTCAGGCTTACGAGACTTGTTGATTTACCATAAGTTAGGGGGTAATTCGTGGTAGAGTCGATTTTTTCTGAGAAGCGCTACACCAAAGAAGCGCAAGCTGCCGCATCAGAAATAAGTCAACAGGTACAGCAACGCCATGCCAGATGGATGGTGAGCCAACAGTATTTGGTCAACCAAGATGATGTTGATCACCTTTTAAGCCGGGAAACCGAGTTCTGCGAAACCATCATTCTGTATGAAGAAGAGCGGGTGACAAACAATCAACGTCTGTTACTCAGCTGTGAAACCGATAAAGTGCTTGAGCGACGCGCAGAGAGCGTGGTCCGACAAGAACGCTACAAACGTCTGGTCGAGCTGGTGCAACATGCCGCCAGTAAAGTCATGGAAACCCGATTCCAGCAGACGGATATTACCCGCCTGCTCAGTGTCCATGAAGGGTTCGGTGATTTCGCATCTTTTGCCTATTCCCCGACCCTGAATTTCCAGAAGCTGGGCTCGTTGGCGATCCTGTACCACTCCCTCGGGGTGAATCTCCTGGATTTGGTCAACGAACCGAAGTTCTGTCGACAAATGGGCAAAGCACCACGGAAAATTTCAGATCCGAAAACAGCCATTGGGTTTCTGGGCATCGACAACTGCCGGATGTTATATCCGATCCTGATGGCCAAACCCCTGCTGAAATGGGCTGACAAGAACACCAAGCTGATGGCGCCGAAGATGTGGCAACACAGCATCATGCTGGCAAATGCAACCCGCATGCGATTGAGCGATGTGAACTACCGGGAGCCGGACGAAGGTATCTTCCTCGGAATTGTCCGTAGCATTGGCCAGTTTACGATTTGTAACCATTTCACCAACTGTTTCGATATTGCCCTGGAGAGGGTCATGATGGAGCTGCGGGAGCAAGAGCGCCGGGAAGATTACTTTGCCTGTGCTGAAATTACCCATTCAATGGAGTTCCTGCCCGAAGTGCTGGCGAAGTGGGAAAAGAAACTGACCCAGAAGATTATCGATTATATTGAGTGGACGCCACGCACCCTGCACCTCAAGAATGCGCTGGAAGAAGACATCAATGATGTGCCGATTTACGAGCGGGGGCTGCACGGCGCTGCGCTGGGCCAGGGCCGGGTCTTTACGATTTATGACATGATGAGCAAAAGTAAAGCCTTCAGCCATGACCACGCGCCCTACTGGTTTGCCAATATGCAGATGGACGGTAGAATTCTCAAATCAATCAGCAGCCGTAACCCGGGCAAATTTACGCTGTCAATCATCGGCTAAGCGCAACATCCAATCAACCTTTCCGCATCGCGAGTCGCCCGACCAGCGATGCGGATCCCCGATATCCATTTCCGGCCGATATCACACTCAAGACAACACCATCCGCTCACACTGGAAGATAATGTTGAATTGACTCGCAAACTCACTATTTCATGCCGCCAGCGTTCTCAATCTCTTCCTATCGTTAATCCCTGAAGCAAAACCGCTTTAGTCAACTCCAATAACGATGGTGGAAGAATGAAAAAAATAATACATCACAAACGCGGCAAGGCCCTTCGCAAACGCAGTATGGTTCTGCTGGGCGGGATCATCTCCGGAACGTTATTCCTGTCAACGGGCGCGTCGGCGACCTATCCTAACTATAATCCGGATGCCGTCTATCAGAGCGGCGATCAGGTTCTCTACCAGGGCCACCTCTATGAAGCCCGTCAGCCGGTACAAAACATTATCCCGGCACCCGGCGCCGAAAGTGATAGCTGGCAGTGGCTGGGCGAGCGCAGCGAACAGCCGCAGGCAACACTGGCCACCAGCTATCCGGCCTATCAAGCGAGTCAGATTTATGTCAACGGCGATCGGGTGTCCTACAACGGTCAGGTTTATGAAGCCAAATGGTGGACCCAGGGCGAAGCACCGGATGCACCCAATAGCACCGGGGTCTGGCAACACATTACAGCCGATCCCGGTCCAGGACCTGATCCGGATCCCGGCACCCCAGACAACGGCATTATCGGCCAGAACCCCGATGGCAGCTATATCATGAGCAAAGCGTTTCTGGATGCCAAAGAAGCGACACTGACCAGCTCGCCGCAATTTGACGCGGTACGCGCCTCCATCAAAACCCGGAGCAACGCCCTTGTGGATACCATTGTCCCGGGCGCAGCCAGCAACCCGGACAACGTCAAGCGGGTGGAATCCCTCGTCAGTGAGCAGCAGTGGGATCACCGGTTTCCGGAACGAAACGCCGCCTACA
Above is a window of Photobacterium sp. TY1-4 DNA encoding:
- a CDS encoding HDOD domain-containing protein yields the protein MVESIFSEKRYTKEAQAAASEISQQVQQRHARWMVSQQYLVNQDDVDHLLSRETEFCETIILYEEERVTNNQRLLLSCETDKVLERRAESVVRQERYKRLVELVQHAASKVMETRFQQTDITRLLSVHEGFGDFASFAYSPTLNFQKLGSLAILYHSLGVNLLDLVNEPKFCRQMGKAPRKISDPKTAIGFLGIDNCRMLYPILMAKPLLKWADKNTKLMAPKMWQHSIMLANATRMRLSDVNYREPDEGIFLGIVRSIGQFTICNHFTNCFDIALERVMMELREQERREDYFACAEITHSMEFLPEVLAKWEKKLTQKIIDYIEWTPRTLHLKNALEEDINDVPIYERGLHGAALGQGRVFTIYDMMSKSKAFSHDHAPYWFANMQMDGRILKSISSRNPGKFTLSIIG